DNA from Paludisphaera mucosa:
CGTCGGCGCGTTCGAGATCCTGCATCGCCCCGAGGTCCCCGCCAAGGTCGCCATCAACGAGGCGCTCGAGCTGGCCAAGCGTTACAGCACCGCGCAGTCGAGCCGGTTCGTCAACGGCATCCTCGACAAGGTCCTCCAGCTCCAGCACCCCACGCCCAAACCGGCTGCGGAGGTCGAGCCGGAGCCCGAGGCCGACGTGGAGCCCGATCCGGCTCCCGCACCCGAGCCCGCCCCGTCCCCGGCCGCCGAGGAAGGCCCCGGCGCGTGATCCGCCGCGACGCCGACCTGCACGTCCACACCACCCACTCCGACGGCGCCTGCTCCCCCTGCGAGGTCGTCGCCGCCGCGGCCCAGGTCGGGCTCGCGGCCCTGGCGATCACCGACCACGACACCGTCTCCGCCCTGGCGACCGCCCGCCCCGAGGCCGCCCGGCTGGGCGTCGAGCTGGTCCCCGGCGTCGAGCTGACCTGCGGCTACGAGGGCCGGGAGGTCCACCTCCTCGGCTATTTCTTCCGAGTCGACGACCCCGACCTTTTGGCCGCCGTCGACCGCCTGCGGACCGATCGCACGACGCGGTTCGACGCGATGGTCGCGAAGCTGGAGGCCCTCGGCCTCGTCGTCGACATGCGGGCCCTCCGCCGCTGCTTCCCGCGGGCGACGCTGGGCCGTCGCCACCTGGCCGAATACCTCTTCCGGACGAAGCAGACGGCGAGCGTCCGCGACGGCTTCGACCG
Protein-coding regions in this window:
- a CDS encoding PHP domain-containing protein; amino-acid sequence: MIRRDADLHVHTTHSDGACSPCEVVAAAAQVGLAALAITDHDTVSALATARPEAARLGVELVPGVELTCGYEGREVHLLGYFFRVDDPDLLAAVDRLRTDRTTRFDAMVAKLEALGLVVDMRALRRCFPRATLGRRHLAEYLFRTKQTASVRDGFDRFLADGKPACVDKVRLDAFEALGLVARAGGVVSWAHPPYNLKLESLRALADAGLAAIETAGPGVQNRVGRRFRDWAGILDLVPTAGSDFHAPDRPGRRVGATVTADADLQRLRERAR